Proteins from a genomic interval of Gopherus evgoodei ecotype Sinaloan lineage chromosome 7, rGopEvg1_v1.p, whole genome shotgun sequence:
- the CPNE9 gene encoding copine-9 isoform X2 translates to MASPGALEPAPASVPATKLELTVSCRNLLDMDTFSKSDPVVVLFVQGSGSKEWREFGRTEVIDNTLNPDFVRKFVLDYFFEEKQNLRFDVYNVDSKSCNISKHDFLGQAFMALGEVIGSQRSRLERPLTGVPGKKCGTILLSAEELSNCRDIVTMQLCANKLDKKDFFGKSDPFLVFYRSNEDGTFTICHKTEVVKNTLNPVWQPFSIPVRALCNGDYDRTVKIDVYDWDRDGSHDFIGEFATSYRELSRAQSQFTVYEVLNPKKKCKKKKYINSGTVTLLSFAVESEFTFVDYIRGGTQLNFTVAIDFTASNGVPSQPTSLHYMSPYQLSAYAMALKAVGEIIQDYDSDKLFPAYGFGAKIPPDGSISHQFPLNSDVENPSCVGIDGVLESYFQSLRTVQLYGPTNFAPVINQVARLAAQVTDGSQYYVLLIVTDGVISDMMQTKEAIVNASALPMSIIIVGVGPAEFDAMEELDGDDVRVSSRGRYAERDIVQFVPFRDYMDRSGNQVLSMARLAKDVLAEIPEQLLSYMKSHDIKPRHTDPQ, encoded by the exons ATGGCGTCTCCGGGAGCTCTGGAGCCGGCGCCAGCCAGCGTCCCGGCCACCAAGCTGGAGCTCACCGTCTCCTGCAG GAACTTGCTGGACATGGACACCTTCTCCAAGTCTGACCCTG TAGTGGTTCTGTTTGTCCAGGGGAGTGGCAGCAAGGAGTGGAGGGAG TTTGGACGCACCGAAGTGATTGACAACACCCTGAACCCCGACTTCGTCCGCAAGTTTGTCCTTGATTATTTCTTTGAGGAGAAGCAGAACCTGCGCTTTGATGT CTATAACGTGGATTCCAAGAGCTGCAACATCTCTAAACAT GACTTTCTGGGCCAGGCGTTCATGGCGCTGGGCGAAGTGATCGGATCCCAGCGGAGCCGCTTGGAGAGACCCCTCAC GGGGGTCCCAGGTAAGAAGTGTGGGACCATCCTGCTGTCAGCTGAGGAGCTCAGCAACTGCCGG GACATTGTCACCATGCAGCTCTGCGCCAACAAGCTGGACAAGAAAGACTTCTTTGGGAAATCCGACCCCTTCCTCGTCTTCTACCGCAGCAACGAGGATGGCAC GTTCACGATTTGCCACAAGACAGAAGTAGTGAAAAACACACTCAACCCTGTATGGCAGCCGTTCTCCATCCCCGTGCGAGCCTTGTGCAACGGGGACTATGACAG GACGGTGAAGATAGACGTGTACGACTGGGACCGGGATGGAAG CCACGATTTCATCGGGGAGTTTGCCACGAGCTACCGGGAGCTTTCCCGCGCTCAGAGCCAGTTCACAGTCTACGAG GTGTTAAATCCAAAGAAGAAATGCAAGAAGAAGAAATATATCAACTCTGGAACG GTGACCCTTCTCTCCTTTGCTGTGGAGTCCGAGTTCACCTTTGTGGATTACATCCGAGGCGG gacgCAGCTGAATTTCACAGTCGCCATTGATTTCACGGCCTCCAACG GGGTCCCGTCGCAGCCCACCTCCCTGCACTACATGAGCCCGTACCAGCTGAGCGCCTACGCCATGGCACTGAAGGCCGTCGGCGAGATCATCCAGGACTACGACAGTGACAAGCTTTTCCCCGCCTACGGTTTTGGTGCCAAGATCCCACCTGACGGCAGTATTTCCCATCAGTTCCCCTTG AACAGTGACGTGGAGAACCCGAGCTGCGTGGGGATTGATGGTGTCCTGGAGTCCTACTTCCAGAGCCTGCGCACGGTGCAGCTGTACGGGCCCACCAACTTCGCCCCCGTCATCAACCAGGTGGCCCG CTTGGCTGCTCAGGTGACGGACGGATCGCAGTACTACGTCTTGCTCATCGTCACCGACGGCGTCATCTCTGACATGATGCAGACCAAGGAGGCCATCGTCAAT gcctctgccctgcccaTGTCCATCATCATCGTGGGAGTGGGCCCAGCAGAGTTTGATG ccatggAAGAACTGGATGGAGATGATGTGCGGGTCTCCTCCAGGGGGCGCTATGCAGAGCGGGACATTGTGCAG TTCGTGCCATTCCGGGATTACATGGATCGCTCTGGGAACCAGGTGCTGAGCATGGCGCGCCTGGCCAAGGACGTGCTGGCCGAGATCCCGGAGCAGCTGCTCTCCTACATGAAGAGTCACGACATCAAGCCCCGCCATACTGACCCACAGTAG
- the CPNE9 gene encoding copine-9 isoform X1: protein MASPGALEPAPASVPATKLELTVSCRNLLDMDTFSKSDPVVVLFVQGSGSKEWREFGRTEVIDNTLNPDFVRKFVLDYFFEEKQNLRFDVYNVDSKSCNISKHKDFLGQAFMALGEVIGSQRSRLERPLTGVPGKKCGTILLSAEELSNCRDIVTMQLCANKLDKKDFFGKSDPFLVFYRSNEDGTFTICHKTEVVKNTLNPVWQPFSIPVRALCNGDYDRTVKIDVYDWDRDGSHDFIGEFATSYRELSRAQSQFTVYEVLNPKKKCKKKKYINSGTVTLLSFAVESEFTFVDYIRGGTQLNFTVAIDFTASNGVPSQPTSLHYMSPYQLSAYAMALKAVGEIIQDYDSDKLFPAYGFGAKIPPDGSISHQFPLNSDVENPSCVGIDGVLESYFQSLRTVQLYGPTNFAPVINQVARLAAQVTDGSQYYVLLIVTDGVISDMMQTKEAIVNASALPMSIIIVGVGPAEFDAMEELDGDDVRVSSRGRYAERDIVQFVPFRDYMDRSGNQVLSMARLAKDVLAEIPEQLLSYMKSHDIKPRHTDPQ from the exons ATGGCGTCTCCGGGAGCTCTGGAGCCGGCGCCAGCCAGCGTCCCGGCCACCAAGCTGGAGCTCACCGTCTCCTGCAG GAACTTGCTGGACATGGACACCTTCTCCAAGTCTGACCCTG TAGTGGTTCTGTTTGTCCAGGGGAGTGGCAGCAAGGAGTGGAGGGAG TTTGGACGCACCGAAGTGATTGACAACACCCTGAACCCCGACTTCGTCCGCAAGTTTGTCCTTGATTATTTCTTTGAGGAGAAGCAGAACCTGCGCTTTGATGT CTATAACGTGGATTCCAAGAGCTGCAACATCTCTAAACAT AAG GACTTTCTGGGCCAGGCGTTCATGGCGCTGGGCGAAGTGATCGGATCCCAGCGGAGCCGCTTGGAGAGACCCCTCAC GGGGGTCCCAGGTAAGAAGTGTGGGACCATCCTGCTGTCAGCTGAGGAGCTCAGCAACTGCCGG GACATTGTCACCATGCAGCTCTGCGCCAACAAGCTGGACAAGAAAGACTTCTTTGGGAAATCCGACCCCTTCCTCGTCTTCTACCGCAGCAACGAGGATGGCAC GTTCACGATTTGCCACAAGACAGAAGTAGTGAAAAACACACTCAACCCTGTATGGCAGCCGTTCTCCATCCCCGTGCGAGCCTTGTGCAACGGGGACTATGACAG GACGGTGAAGATAGACGTGTACGACTGGGACCGGGATGGAAG CCACGATTTCATCGGGGAGTTTGCCACGAGCTACCGGGAGCTTTCCCGCGCTCAGAGCCAGTTCACAGTCTACGAG GTGTTAAATCCAAAGAAGAAATGCAAGAAGAAGAAATATATCAACTCTGGAACG GTGACCCTTCTCTCCTTTGCTGTGGAGTCCGAGTTCACCTTTGTGGATTACATCCGAGGCGG gacgCAGCTGAATTTCACAGTCGCCATTGATTTCACGGCCTCCAACG GGGTCCCGTCGCAGCCCACCTCCCTGCACTACATGAGCCCGTACCAGCTGAGCGCCTACGCCATGGCACTGAAGGCCGTCGGCGAGATCATCCAGGACTACGACAGTGACAAGCTTTTCCCCGCCTACGGTTTTGGTGCCAAGATCCCACCTGACGGCAGTATTTCCCATCAGTTCCCCTTG AACAGTGACGTGGAGAACCCGAGCTGCGTGGGGATTGATGGTGTCCTGGAGTCCTACTTCCAGAGCCTGCGCACGGTGCAGCTGTACGGGCCCACCAACTTCGCCCCCGTCATCAACCAGGTGGCCCG CTTGGCTGCTCAGGTGACGGACGGATCGCAGTACTACGTCTTGCTCATCGTCACCGACGGCGTCATCTCTGACATGATGCAGACCAAGGAGGCCATCGTCAAT gcctctgccctgcccaTGTCCATCATCATCGTGGGAGTGGGCCCAGCAGAGTTTGATG ccatggAAGAACTGGATGGAGATGATGTGCGGGTCTCCTCCAGGGGGCGCTATGCAGAGCGGGACATTGTGCAG TTCGTGCCATTCCGGGATTACATGGATCGCTCTGGGAACCAGGTGCTGAGCATGGCGCGCCTGGCCAAGGACGTGCTGGCCGAGATCCCGGAGCAGCTGCTCTCCTACATGAAGAGTCACGACATCAAGCCCCGCCATACTGACCCACAGTAG
- the CPNE9 gene encoding copine-9 isoform X4, which translates to MALGEVIGSQRSRLERPLTGVPGKKCGTILLSAEELSNCRDIVTMQLCANKLDKKDFFGKSDPFLVFYRSNEDGTFTICHKTEVVKNTLNPVWQPFSIPVRALCNGDYDRTVKIDVYDWDRDGSHDFIGEFATSYRELSRAQSQFTVYEVLNPKKKCKKKKYINSGTVTLLSFAVESEFTFVDYIRGGTQLNFTVAIDFTASNGVPSQPTSLHYMSPYQLSAYAMALKAVGEIIQDYDSDKLFPAYGFGAKIPPDGSISHQFPLNSDVENPSCVGIDGVLESYFQSLRTVQLYGPTNFAPVINQVARLAAQVTDGSQYYVLLIVTDGVISDMMQTKEAIVNASALPMSIIIVGVGPAEFDAMEELDGDDVRVSSRGRYAERDIVQFVPFRDYMDRSGNQVLSMARLAKDVLAEIPEQLLSYMKSHDIKPRHTDPQ; encoded by the exons ATGGCGCTGGGCGAAGTGATCGGATCCCAGCGGAGCCGCTTGGAGAGACCCCTCAC GGGGGTCCCAGGTAAGAAGTGTGGGACCATCCTGCTGTCAGCTGAGGAGCTCAGCAACTGCCGG GACATTGTCACCATGCAGCTCTGCGCCAACAAGCTGGACAAGAAAGACTTCTTTGGGAAATCCGACCCCTTCCTCGTCTTCTACCGCAGCAACGAGGATGGCAC GTTCACGATTTGCCACAAGACAGAAGTAGTGAAAAACACACTCAACCCTGTATGGCAGCCGTTCTCCATCCCCGTGCGAGCCTTGTGCAACGGGGACTATGACAG GACGGTGAAGATAGACGTGTACGACTGGGACCGGGATGGAAG CCACGATTTCATCGGGGAGTTTGCCACGAGCTACCGGGAGCTTTCCCGCGCTCAGAGCCAGTTCACAGTCTACGAG GTGTTAAATCCAAAGAAGAAATGCAAGAAGAAGAAATATATCAACTCTGGAACG GTGACCCTTCTCTCCTTTGCTGTGGAGTCCGAGTTCACCTTTGTGGATTACATCCGAGGCGG gacgCAGCTGAATTTCACAGTCGCCATTGATTTCACGGCCTCCAACG GGGTCCCGTCGCAGCCCACCTCCCTGCACTACATGAGCCCGTACCAGCTGAGCGCCTACGCCATGGCACTGAAGGCCGTCGGCGAGATCATCCAGGACTACGACAGTGACAAGCTTTTCCCCGCCTACGGTTTTGGTGCCAAGATCCCACCTGACGGCAGTATTTCCCATCAGTTCCCCTTG AACAGTGACGTGGAGAACCCGAGCTGCGTGGGGATTGATGGTGTCCTGGAGTCCTACTTCCAGAGCCTGCGCACGGTGCAGCTGTACGGGCCCACCAACTTCGCCCCCGTCATCAACCAGGTGGCCCG CTTGGCTGCTCAGGTGACGGACGGATCGCAGTACTACGTCTTGCTCATCGTCACCGACGGCGTCATCTCTGACATGATGCAGACCAAGGAGGCCATCGTCAAT gcctctgccctgcccaTGTCCATCATCATCGTGGGAGTGGGCCCAGCAGAGTTTGATG ccatggAAGAACTGGATGGAGATGATGTGCGGGTCTCCTCCAGGGGGCGCTATGCAGAGCGGGACATTGTGCAG TTCGTGCCATTCCGGGATTACATGGATCGCTCTGGGAACCAGGTGCTGAGCATGGCGCGCCTGGCCAAGGACGTGCTGGCCGAGATCCCGGAGCAGCTGCTCTCCTACATGAAGAGTCACGACATCAAGCCCCGCCATACTGACCCACAGTAG
- the CPNE9 gene encoding copine-9 isoform X3 yields MSITWIPRAATSLNMGVPGKKCGTILLSAEELSNCRDIVTMQLCANKLDKKDFFGKSDPFLVFYRSNEDGTFTICHKTEVVKNTLNPVWQPFSIPVRALCNGDYDRTVKIDVYDWDRDGSHDFIGEFATSYRELSRAQSQFTVYEVLNPKKKCKKKKYINSGTVTLLSFAVESEFTFVDYIRGGTQLNFTVAIDFTASNGVPSQPTSLHYMSPYQLSAYAMALKAVGEIIQDYDSDKLFPAYGFGAKIPPDGSISHQFPLNSDVENPSCVGIDGVLESYFQSLRTVQLYGPTNFAPVINQVARLAAQVTDGSQYYVLLIVTDGVISDMMQTKEAIVNASALPMSIIIVGVGPAEFDAMEELDGDDVRVSSRGRYAERDIVQFVPFRDYMDRSGNQVLSMARLAKDVLAEIPEQLLSYMKSHDIKPRHTDPQ; encoded by the exons ATGT CTATAACGTGGATTCCAAGAGCTGCAACATCTCTAAACAT GGGGGTCCCAGGTAAGAAGTGTGGGACCATCCTGCTGTCAGCTGAGGAGCTCAGCAACTGCCGG GACATTGTCACCATGCAGCTCTGCGCCAACAAGCTGGACAAGAAAGACTTCTTTGGGAAATCCGACCCCTTCCTCGTCTTCTACCGCAGCAACGAGGATGGCAC GTTCACGATTTGCCACAAGACAGAAGTAGTGAAAAACACACTCAACCCTGTATGGCAGCCGTTCTCCATCCCCGTGCGAGCCTTGTGCAACGGGGACTATGACAG GACGGTGAAGATAGACGTGTACGACTGGGACCGGGATGGAAG CCACGATTTCATCGGGGAGTTTGCCACGAGCTACCGGGAGCTTTCCCGCGCTCAGAGCCAGTTCACAGTCTACGAG GTGTTAAATCCAAAGAAGAAATGCAAGAAGAAGAAATATATCAACTCTGGAACG GTGACCCTTCTCTCCTTTGCTGTGGAGTCCGAGTTCACCTTTGTGGATTACATCCGAGGCGG gacgCAGCTGAATTTCACAGTCGCCATTGATTTCACGGCCTCCAACG GGGTCCCGTCGCAGCCCACCTCCCTGCACTACATGAGCCCGTACCAGCTGAGCGCCTACGCCATGGCACTGAAGGCCGTCGGCGAGATCATCCAGGACTACGACAGTGACAAGCTTTTCCCCGCCTACGGTTTTGGTGCCAAGATCCCACCTGACGGCAGTATTTCCCATCAGTTCCCCTTG AACAGTGACGTGGAGAACCCGAGCTGCGTGGGGATTGATGGTGTCCTGGAGTCCTACTTCCAGAGCCTGCGCACGGTGCAGCTGTACGGGCCCACCAACTTCGCCCCCGTCATCAACCAGGTGGCCCG CTTGGCTGCTCAGGTGACGGACGGATCGCAGTACTACGTCTTGCTCATCGTCACCGACGGCGTCATCTCTGACATGATGCAGACCAAGGAGGCCATCGTCAAT gcctctgccctgcccaTGTCCATCATCATCGTGGGAGTGGGCCCAGCAGAGTTTGATG ccatggAAGAACTGGATGGAGATGATGTGCGGGTCTCCTCCAGGGGGCGCTATGCAGAGCGGGACATTGTGCAG TTCGTGCCATTCCGGGATTACATGGATCGCTCTGGGAACCAGGTGCTGAGCATGGCGCGCCTGGCCAAGGACGTGCTGGCCGAGATCCCGGAGCAGCTGCTCTCCTACATGAAGAGTCACGACATCAAGCCCCGCCATACTGACCCACAGTAG